The following DNA comes from Triticum aestivum cultivar Chinese Spring chromosome 3D, IWGSC CS RefSeq v2.1, whole genome shotgun sequence.
GGCAACTGTGTTGGAAACAATCACAGCATTACCTCCAAAATTGTTGGTTGACAAAGTATACATCGACATTAATAAAAGCATAAGTCAAAGAACTTACTCGCACAATTTCCTCATATGTTTCATCGTCGATCTCAACAGTTGTTACAATCTCCTCAACATCTCCAAGGATCATGTTCAAGTGCTGATCATATGCCTGTGTACAAGGAAAACATCTCAGGCCTCAGCGACTACCATCCCAGCATGATTAACATGTTATGATATATATATGGACCTCCGCAATCCACATGAGTAGACAGTGAATAAAAGTGTGACATTAATTGCAGTGCAGACTAAAAACAAGCCATTGCAGCGCAGCACACAATTGATAAAAAAGCACATCATGCCATTGTGGTTTATCAATAATATGGACCTCCACAATTCACATGATTAGAATGTGGATGCAAGCGTGATAATAATTGTAGTGCAGACTGAAAACAAGTCATTACAGCACGGCACGCAATTGAAAAAGCGCATCATAACATTGAGATTTATCGGTAATTTTCTCCATGTAAACTAGTAGATTAAAGAACATATCAAGTTGCCAACTCATGCTTATAAGCACATACACCAGAAATTCATCCAATACTACCAACGAACCTGTTAAGTAGCCTCAAAGTTTAATGTTATTGAGATGCTTCCTTATCTTTGTCGAATCGCAAGCAAGGTGTTTTTCTATTACTGCACATTCACACATTAACCTCCTAGACCGCATTGAAGATGAACACATATAGTCCTGGTCGCTTCGGTACGAAGCACAGCGAGCACATTTAAGTGGAAAAGGTGGGATACAACCTAGCCAACCAAAATAATCGACGAAATTGGAAGCCAAAAAGCTCCTCCCATCTCACCGGGCATACAAAATCGTCGCAGGCCAATATTAACCAAGAATTTGTTACACATCCATCCAACCACGGACAGGGCACAGACTACAGCAGACAATCGAAAGGGGATCCCGAGCGCTTACATGGAGCTTGCCGCGGAGCTCGCGGTCGGACCGGAGCTTGACGTAGATGCGCTCGTCGAGGCTGAGCCTAATCAGATCCAGCGGCTCCTTCACCGCGATCTCCTCGTCGGCCGACGCCATCGCCTCCGCCCCTGTCGCTCCGCGGAACTAAACCCTAGCTTCCGCCTACCCAATCGAACTCGCCAAGCCGCGGTAAGCGTCGGCACCGGAGATGAATGCTCGCGGTTTTGGGTGGTGGATTGGATGCCGTGCTGGCCTGCTGGATCTCTGGTTTGCCGGGCCTTCCAGGGCCACGACGCAAATATCATCACCCGGGGACGTGTTTACGAGCCCAGTGGGATTTTTGAAGCCCAGATTGGACGTCTCCAGCTCCAGCATGGGCCCATTCTGGGTCTGGgccgttttgttttcttttttcttccgcTTCACTTTTTTGTTTTCTGTCTTCTTTGTTTCACatgaaaaaaatgaacatagaCCCCCCCCAACCCATGTTTTtattaaaaatatttattttaaaaCATGTGAACATTGATTTATTATTGAACTTTTTAAAACATGAGATGGATTTTTTTGCATACATAAACATTTTTATCGAGACACAGGAACACCTTTTCCATGAGTTTTATTTTTAAGTggttttaaattttttttttgctttttagaaTCTATGAAGTATTAAATAAGAAACTTTATCAAGTTTATTGGGCCAACGGTGTTGCAACCATGTGGGTGTTATAGGGGAAACATTGGCACGAGGCGTATAATAGGAGCTCCACACTTTTTGTCGTAAAAATTGAGCTCCACAAATTTTTTAAACG
Coding sequences within:
- the LOC123079875 gene encoding sm-like protein LSM3A yields the protein MASADEEIAVKEPLDLIRLSLDERIYVKLRSDRELRGKLHAYDQHLNMILGDVEEIVTTVEIDDETYEEIVRTTRRTIPFLFVRGDGVILVSPPLRTA